A single Actinomadura algeriensis DNA region contains:
- a CDS encoding winged helix-turn-helix transcriptional regulator, with protein MSSLLLLTNALEPSDEVLPALGLLLHSVRVAPAEASALIDAPPADVVLVDARRDLAQAKSLCRLLRTTGLDSPLLGIVTEGGLAALSPEWGLDDLLLQTAGPAEVEARLRLAVGRAAAAADAEEDPGEIRNGDLTIDEATYTARLRGRILDLTFKEFELLKYLAQHPGRVFTRAQLLQEVWGYDYFGGTRTVDVHVRRLRAKLGAEYEALIGTVRNVGYRFVPDDRPNGETEEKSPARA; from the coding sequence TTGAGCAGCTTGCTCTTGCTGACCAACGCGCTTGAACCATCCGACGAGGTGCTGCCCGCGCTGGGCCTGCTGCTGCACTCGGTGCGGGTCGCGCCCGCCGAGGCGTCCGCGCTGATCGACGCGCCACCCGCCGACGTCGTCCTGGTGGACGCCCGCCGCGACCTCGCCCAGGCCAAGAGCCTGTGCCGGCTGCTGCGCACCACCGGACTCGACAGCCCCCTCCTCGGGATCGTCACCGAAGGCGGCCTCGCCGCCCTCAGCCCCGAATGGGGACTGGACGACCTCCTCCTGCAGACCGCGGGCCCCGCCGAGGTCGAGGCCCGCCTCCGCCTCGCCGTCGGCCGCGCCGCCGCGGCCGCCGACGCCGAGGAGGACCCCGGCGAGATCCGCAACGGCGACCTCACGATCGACGAGGCCACCTACACGGCCCGCCTCCGCGGCCGCATCCTCGACCTCACCTTCAAGGAGTTCGAGCTCCTGAAGTACCTCGCCCAGCACCCGGGCCGCGTCTTCACCCGCGCCCAGCTCCTCCAGGAGGTGTGGGGCTACGACTACTTCGGCGGCACCCGCACGGTCGACGTCCACGTCCGCCGCCTCCGCGCCAAGCTCGGCGCCGAGTACGAGGCCCTGATCGGCACCGTCCGCAACGTCGGCTACCGCTTCGTCCCCGACGACCGCCCCAACGGCGAAACCGAAGAGAAGTCCCCCGCCCGCGCGTGA
- a CDS encoding MoaD/ThiS family protein, with translation MAKGTIRFWAAAKAAAGTGEEPYDAVTLAEALAAASGRRDGEFARVVERSSFLVNGDPVGTREHGTVELPEGGVVEVLPPFAGG, from the coding sequence ATGGCGAAGGGGACGATCCGGTTCTGGGCGGCGGCGAAGGCGGCGGCGGGGACCGGCGAGGAGCCGTACGACGCGGTGACGCTCGCGGAGGCGCTGGCGGCCGCGTCCGGACGGCGGGACGGCGAGTTCGCGCGGGTGGTCGAGCGCAGTTCGTTCCTCGTGAACGGCGATCCGGTGGGGACGCGGGAGCACGGGACGGTGGAGCTTCCGGAGGGGGGCGTGGTCGAGGTCCTGCCGCCGTTCGCGGGCGGGTGA
- a CDS encoding LmeA family phospholipid-binding protein: MRKALVVLLVLVVGGLIAADRIGVRVAQDEIAKQVAAQEGLAKKPDVTIHGFPFLTQAVGGEYDHIEVVIGEYTEQNVTLSGVRVDMRGVRAPLSEIANGNTANVTARTATASAVIPYSAIEAEAPKEVEGLAPKGENLEVDLAGAVMGFQLSGKAVVSLEATDKGIAVSPVSVAPDGGPQIPLALVKRQLTWVVPVTDLPVGSRISRIEPTADGLRVAATAQNVQLSDLQSVR; encoded by the coding sequence ATGCGCAAGGCACTGGTGGTCCTGCTCGTCCTGGTGGTGGGCGGGCTGATCGCCGCCGACCGGATCGGCGTGCGCGTCGCGCAGGACGAGATCGCCAAGCAGGTGGCGGCGCAGGAGGGGCTCGCGAAGAAGCCCGATGTCACGATCCACGGGTTCCCGTTCCTGACGCAGGCGGTCGGTGGCGAGTACGACCACATCGAGGTCGTGATCGGGGAGTACACCGAGCAGAACGTGACGCTGTCGGGCGTCCGGGTGGACATGCGGGGCGTGCGGGCGCCGCTGTCGGAGATCGCGAACGGGAACACCGCGAACGTCACGGCCCGGACGGCGACCGCGTCGGCGGTCATCCCGTACTCGGCGATCGAGGCGGAGGCGCCGAAGGAGGTCGAGGGGCTCGCGCCGAAGGGCGAGAACCTCGAGGTGGACCTCGCGGGCGCGGTGATGGGGTTCCAGTTGTCGGGCAAGGCGGTCGTGTCGCTGGAGGCGACGGACAAGGGCATCGCGGTGTCGCCGGTGTCGGTCGCGCCGGACGGCGGCCCGCAGATCCCGCTGGCGCTGGTGAAGCGGCAGCTCACGTGGGTGGTGCCGGTCACCGATCTGCCGGTCGGGTCGCGGATCAGCCGGATCGAGCCGACCGCGGACGGGCTGCGCGTCGCGGCGACCGCGCAGAACGTGCAGCTGAGCGATCTGCAGAGCGTGCGCTGA
- a CDS encoding sigma-70 family RNA polymerase sigma factor, with protein sequence MLRALYSEHGGPLLGYVLRLTGGDRPQAEDVVQETLLRAWRHPEALAGRPVRPWLFTVARNLVVDAHRAKRARPQETGMDEHAMAAHAGTDDIDRALESWTVAEALAQLSPTHRAVLVETYYRGRSVAETAEELGIPPGTVKSRTYYALRALKLALEERGLAP encoded by the coding sequence TTGCTGCGTGCTCTCTACAGCGAGCACGGCGGCCCCCTGCTCGGTTACGTACTGCGGCTGACGGGCGGGGACCGGCCCCAGGCGGAGGACGTCGTGCAGGAGACGCTGCTGCGGGCGTGGCGGCATCCGGAGGCGCTCGCGGGACGGCCCGTCCGTCCGTGGCTGTTCACGGTCGCGCGGAACCTGGTGGTGGACGCGCATCGTGCCAAGCGCGCGCGGCCGCAGGAGACCGGTATGGACGAGCACGCCATGGCGGCTCACGCGGGGACGGACGACATTGACCGGGCGCTCGAGTCGTGGACGGTCGCGGAGGCGCTCGCGCAGCTGAGCCCGACGCACCGGGCCGTCCTCGTGGAGACGTACTACCGGGGACGGTCGGTCGCGGAGACGGCCGAGGAGCTCGGGATCCCGCCCGGAACCGTGAAATCCCGGACGTACTACGCGTTGCGGGCGCTCAAGCTGGCGCTGGAGGAGAGGGGACTGGCGCCGTGA
- a CDS encoding anti-sigma factor family protein: MNDHCGDVRAALGVYVVGAIDPAERALVDAHLAGCPACRDELAGLAGLPALLGRVEEEQLTRVAGPPPELLDALLARAAERRRGPLGGRWRGGGRARRWAPVAAAACLTLAVGGFTGGLIATGGDGSGTAAGPPATSAPPSPTQVITAERISAANDATGVRGYVLLFERKWGTEVEVHLSGLERGARCHMQVIARDGRRDALGSWYVPYDDGHGEYRGSTMFPRGELSTFEIVGLDGKTVLTIPI, translated from the coding sequence GTGAACGATCACTGCGGTGACGTGCGCGCCGCCCTCGGCGTGTACGTGGTGGGGGCCATCGACCCGGCGGAGCGGGCGCTGGTGGACGCGCATCTGGCGGGCTGCCCGGCCTGCCGGGACGAGCTGGCCGGGCTCGCCGGGCTGCCCGCGCTGCTCGGACGGGTCGAGGAGGAGCAGCTCACGCGGGTCGCGGGGCCGCCGCCGGAACTGCTGGACGCGCTGCTGGCGCGGGCCGCCGAGCGGCGGAGGGGGCCGCTCGGCGGCCGGTGGCGCGGCGGCGGACGAGCGCGGCGGTGGGCGCCGGTCGCGGCGGCGGCCTGCCTGACGCTGGCCGTCGGGGGGTTCACCGGCGGGCTGATCGCCACGGGCGGCGACGGGTCCGGGACGGCCGCCGGGCCGCCCGCGACGTCCGCGCCGCCCTCGCCCACGCAGGTGATCACCGCGGAGCGGATCTCGGCCGCGAACGACGCGACGGGCGTCCGCGGGTACGTGCTGCTGTTCGAGCGCAAATGGGGCACCGAGGTCGAAGTCCACCTGTCGGGGCTCGAGCGGGGCGCCCGCTGCCACATGCAGGTGATCGCCCGGGACGGGCGGCGCGACGCGCTCGGCAGCTGGTACGTGCCGTACGACGACGGGCACGGCGAGTACCGCGGTTCGACGATGTTCCCGCGCGGCGAGCTGTCGACGTTCGAGATCGTCGGCCTCGACGGGAAGACCGTGCTGACGATCCCGATCTGA
- a CDS encoding TlpA family protein disulfide reductase: MADSATGPASALGPDDLGADLGERATLVQFSSAFCAPCRATRRVLGDVARMVEGVAHVEIDAEANLALVRRLDVTGTPTVLVLDAAGRVVRRAAGAPRKADVIAALGAAVR; this comes from the coding sequence GTGGCGGATTCGGCGACCGGCCCGGCGAGCGCGCTGGGCCCGGACGATCTCGGTGCCGACCTCGGGGAACGCGCGACGCTCGTCCAGTTCTCCAGCGCCTTCTGCGCACCGTGCCGCGCGACCCGCCGGGTGCTCGGCGACGTCGCCCGGATGGTGGAGGGGGTCGCGCACGTGGAGATCGACGCGGAGGCGAACCTCGCGCTCGTCCGGAGGCTGGACGTCACCGGGACCCCGACCGTGCTCGTCCTCGACGCCGCCGGACGGGTGGTGCGGCGGGCCGCCGGGGCGCCCCGCAAGGCCGATGTCATCGCCGCTCTCGGCGCGGCCGTCCGCTGA
- a CDS encoding putative leader peptide — translation MLTKRRAVDFCRVAASLCRMA, via the coding sequence ATGCTCACGAAGCGCCGCGCGGTCGACTTCTGCCGCGTGGCCGCCTCGCTCTGTCGCATGGCCTGA
- a CDS encoding sulfurtransferase, whose translation MSRADVLVDASWVEEHLDDPGLVLVEVDEDVSAYDKGHIRGAVKIDWKTELQDPVRRDFVDKTGFEELLSSKGIANDDLVILYGGNNNWFAAYAYWYFKLYGHQKVQLLDGGRKKWELDSRELVTDVPSRPKTAYKAQDQDLTIRAFRDEVVDAIGTQNLIDVRSPDEFSGKLLAPAHLPQEQAQRAGHVPTARSIPWSKAANDDGTFKSDDELRALYTEAGVDLGKDTIAYCRIGERSSHTWFALRELLGLENVKNYDGSWTEYGSLVGVPVELGDPK comes from the coding sequence ATGAGCCGCGCCGATGTTCTGGTGGACGCCAGCTGGGTCGAAGAGCACCTGGACGACCCCGGCCTCGTCCTGGTCGAGGTCGACGAGGACGTGTCCGCCTACGACAAGGGCCACATCCGTGGCGCCGTGAAGATCGACTGGAAGACCGAGCTGCAGGACCCGGTCCGCCGCGACTTCGTCGACAAGACCGGCTTCGAGGAGCTGCTCTCGTCCAAGGGCATCGCCAACGACGACCTGGTCATCCTGTACGGCGGCAACAACAACTGGTTCGCCGCCTACGCCTACTGGTACTTCAAGCTGTACGGCCACCAGAAGGTCCAGCTGCTCGACGGCGGCCGCAAGAAGTGGGAGCTGGACTCCCGCGAGCTGGTGACCGACGTTCCGTCCCGTCCGAAGACCGCCTACAAGGCCCAGGACCAGGACCTGACGATCCGCGCGTTCCGCGACGAGGTCGTCGACGCGATCGGCACGCAGAACCTCATCGACGTGCGGTCGCCCGACGAGTTCAGCGGCAAGCTGCTCGCGCCGGCGCACCTGCCGCAGGAGCAGGCGCAGCGGGCCGGGCACGTGCCGACCGCGCGCAGCATCCCGTGGTCGAAGGCCGCGAACGACGACGGCACGTTCAAGTCCGACGACGAGCTCCGCGCGCTCTACACCGAGGCCGGCGTCGACCTGGGCAAGGACACCATCGCCTACTGCCGCATCGGCGAGCGCTCCTCGCACACCTGGTTCGCGCTGCGCGAGCTGCTGGGCCTGGAGAACGTCAAGAACTACGACGGCTCGTGGACCGAGTACGGCTCGCTCGTCGGCGTCCCCGTCGAGCTCGGCGACCCGAAGTAA
- a CDS encoding DUF1416 domain-containing protein has product MTQGCAAPAQTAHLPATVDLTNEAVIQGTVTRDGAPVSSAYARLLDSTGEFTAEVVTGDEGVFRFFAADGDWTVRVLAAGGVSVDNSVTAKTGEVAALEVAI; this is encoded by the coding sequence ATGACTCAGGGCTGCGCAGCGCCCGCTCAGACGGCGCATCTGCCCGCGACCGTCGACCTGACCAACGAGGCCGTCATCCAGGGCACCGTCACGCGTGACGGCGCGCCCGTGTCCAGCGCCTACGCGCGCCTGCTCGACTCCACCGGCGAGTTCACCGCCGAGGTCGTCACCGGCGACGAGGGCGTGTTCCGGTTCTTCGCCGCCGACGGCGACTGGACGGTCCGCGTCCTGGCCGCGGGCGGGGTGAGCGTCGACAACAGCGTCACCGCCAAGACCGGCGAGGTCGCCGCGCTCGAGGTCGCCATCTGA
- a CDS encoding DUF4352 domain-containing protein, giving the protein MQYTAPVPHRPTTGRRRRWVWASAVACAAVVLAGVLWATGGLKDKPKQPVKSPEKAVDVGLFSLTVHDVRAGTSENGLETGAQRFLIVRVRVVNKGKETAWLGSSGLQEGVVARTKDGKWVEPDKVTGVAAGSETYTVQPGLPVEASVMWELGQAQPPETFTFGLREWKYDHGFTDEEYTWRVQREGGALAARYTLPVGTGTP; this is encoded by the coding sequence GTGCAGTACACCGCCCCCGTCCCCCATCGGCCCACCACCGGCAGGCGCCGCCGGTGGGTGTGGGCGTCGGCCGTCGCGTGCGCGGCGGTCGTGCTCGCCGGGGTGCTGTGGGCGACCGGCGGGTTGAAGGACAAGCCGAAGCAGCCGGTGAAGTCGCCCGAGAAGGCGGTCGACGTGGGGCTGTTCTCCCTGACGGTGCACGACGTGCGGGCCGGGACGTCCGAGAACGGGCTCGAGACCGGTGCCCAGCGGTTCCTGATCGTCCGGGTGCGCGTCGTCAACAAGGGCAAGGAAACGGCGTGGCTCGGCTCCAGCGGGCTACAGGAGGGCGTCGTCGCCCGTACCAAGGACGGCAAGTGGGTCGAACCGGACAAGGTGACGGGCGTCGCCGCGGGGTCGGAGACCTACACCGTCCAGCCGGGGCTGCCCGTGGAGGCGTCCGTGATGTGGGAGCTCGGCCAGGCGCAGCCGCCCGAGACGTTCACGTTCGGCCTGCGCGAGTGGAAGTACGACCACGGCTTCACCGACGAGGAGTACACGTGGCGGGTGCAGCGGGAGGGCGGCGCCCTCGCCGCGCGCTACACCCTGCCCGTCGGGACGGGGACGCCGTGA
- a CDS encoding S8 family serine peptidase, protein MGMRGPGLTVKAGAIAATSVLGFAPAAAAAPAERTLAAPAAPAAPAAPLAPECNKQQGQPASAITVEPWAQQRLDFEQAWKVTRGKGVTVAVVDSGIETNHPQLKGKVAKSHDLTKTTATDCYGHGTQVAGIIAATDMRRQNVPFVGVAPQVALLNAKFTTGQSTNDNTLLPKAITWAAENGADVINVSVDAPDTADLREAVQKAQKLDVLIVASAGNVAKDQKGNETASYPASYEGVLSVAAVDESGSLSNFSNSKTRIDVSAPGQNVISTLGTGYIGGLQGTSFGAPYAAGVAALVRARFPKLTYQQVINRVLITAEGGIGVGSGHGMISPLQAVTAVLDPNAEPSEQKAVNTSTGVVDIARPAPVDHRTRGIGVAVAGGAVVLALLVAFLGAVVPLGRKRGWKPGRAAVPTGDRD, encoded by the coding sequence ATGGGCATGCGTGGACCGGGGCTGACGGTGAAAGCCGGGGCCATCGCCGCGACCTCGGTGCTCGGGTTCGCGCCCGCGGCCGCGGCGGCACCCGCCGAGCGGACCCTGGCCGCGCCCGCGGCACCCGCCGCGCCCGCCGCGCCGCTCGCACCGGAGTGCAACAAGCAGCAGGGGCAGCCCGCGTCGGCCATCACCGTCGAGCCGTGGGCACAGCAGCGGCTCGACTTCGAGCAGGCGTGGAAGGTCACCCGCGGCAAGGGGGTGACCGTCGCCGTCGTCGACAGCGGCATCGAGACGAACCATCCCCAGCTCAAGGGCAAGGTCGCCAAGAGCCACGACCTCACCAAGACCACGGCCACCGACTGCTACGGCCACGGCACCCAGGTCGCGGGCATCATCGCGGCCACCGACATGCGCCGGCAGAACGTCCCGTTCGTCGGGGTGGCGCCGCAGGTCGCGCTGCTCAACGCCAAGTTCACGACGGGGCAGAGCACGAACGACAACACGTTGCTGCCCAAGGCGATCACCTGGGCGGCGGAGAACGGCGCGGACGTCATCAACGTCTCGGTGGACGCCCCCGACACCGCCGACCTGCGCGAGGCAGTCCAGAAGGCGCAGAAGCTCGACGTCCTGATCGTCGCGTCCGCCGGGAACGTCGCGAAGGACCAGAAGGGCAACGAGACCGCGTCCTACCCGGCGAGTTACGAGGGCGTCCTGTCGGTCGCCGCCGTGGACGAGTCCGGCAGCCTCTCGAACTTCTCCAACAGCAAGACGCGCATCGACGTCTCGGCGCCCGGCCAGAACGTGATCTCGACGCTCGGCACCGGCTACATCGGCGGCCTTCAGGGGACGAGCTTCGGTGCGCCGTACGCCGCGGGCGTCGCCGCGCTCGTCCGCGCCCGCTTCCCGAAGCTGACGTACCAGCAGGTCATCAACCGCGTCCTGATCACCGCGGAGGGCGGCATCGGGGTCGGCAGCGGGCACGGCATGATCAGCCCGCTGCAGGCCGTCACCGCCGTGCTGGACCCGAACGCCGAGCCCTCCGAGCAGAAGGCCGTGAACACCTCCACCGGCGTCGTGGACATCGCCCGGCCCGCACCGGTCGACCACCGGACGCGCGGCATCGGCGTCGCCGTCGCGGGCGGCGCGGTCGTCCTCGCCCTGCTGGTCGCCTTCCTCGGCGCCGTCGTCCCGCTCGGCCGCAAACGCGGCTGGAAGCCGGGACGCGCCGCCGTCCCCACCGGCGACCGCGACTGA
- the eccCa gene encoding type VII secretion protein EccCa, whose translation MSTVLVRRKERRKPPQAPKGELLLESPPELPETQSGGLQNVLMYLPMAVMPLMMGLMFLGGGSRGPMMMISSGGMALAMGGMMIGQLTRGGGERKFKLNGARRDYFRYLSQARRKVRRAAEQQRESLEWNSPPPDSLWSLVMSARIWERRPSDPDFGNVRIGAGPQKLAVQIIPPETKPVEDLEPMTSGALRRFVRAHSTVPNLPVAVSLPSFSRILPAGEPEAVRGMVRSLVAQLAAFHSPDDMRVSVCASQDAMPYWDWVKWLPHSMHPTVTDAAGPVRLMAGSLSELERMFGNEVKDRARFTPGLSQNDLPYHVVIVDGGAVTPDSQIGADGIEGVCVIDLTGHVAPTADSTMLRLRVAPDRMAMLRRDRTGKDVPNSLGRPDHLSYVQADGLARQLAPLRASAASGPEMDALSAATTLTTLLGVPDPARIDPRVAWQPRAPRNRLRVPIGLDGDGNPIELDIKEAAQGGYGPHGLCIGATGSGKSELLRTLVLGLAMTHSSEVLNFVLVDFKGGATFLGMDGLQHVSAVITNLEDELPLVDRMYDALHGEMVRRQEWLRAAGNYASLRDYEKAREQGAALRPMPTLFVVLDEFSELLSAKPDFAELFVMIGRLGRSLGVHLLLASQRLEEGKLRGLDTHLSYRIGLRTFSAMESRVVLGVPDAYELPQAPGNGYLKIGTESMTRFRAAYVSGPYRPEDAAEPQSRSGPRQLAQIVPFTPAYMQPRMQEQPQQQQGSQEDEGPQISLFDLVVRQLAGNGPPPHQIWLPPLDEPSSLDQTLPNLAQTPDFGFTTTGWDGRGRLHAFAGIVDKPFDQRRDPMWLDLSGAAGHVGVAGNPQAGKSTVLRTLITSLALMHTPQEVQFYCLDFGGGGLAALADLPHVGGVASRLDPDRVRRTVAEVSSLLESRERYFTERGIDSIAAYRRLRAEGQVPGDGFGDVFLVVDNWLTVRQEFEALEATITDLAARGLGYGIHIMAATNKWSEFRLTIRDLFQTRLELKLGDPYESEMDRKMAANVPEGRPGRGLTREGLHFLSALPRIDGRVSSDDLADGVRHLVQTVQAGWGGRPGAPEVRMLPDVLPLRSLPAVGETGKRVPIGIDEDTLSPVLLDFENDPHFVVLGDNECGKSNLLRVIVDAVKERYTPAEARIIMLDYRRALLDSAESEHVIGYAASSTAAAGLMKDTHGALVNRLPPSDLTPEQLRNRSWWSGSELFLIVDDYDLVATPSGNPLAQLAELLPQARDIGMHVILSRTMGGAGRAMFDPVLQRLKDMASPALIMSGNKDEGNLFDVRPSPLAPGRGTHSDRRAGKRLIQTAFHGEPR comes from the coding sequence GTGAGCACTGTCCTCGTCAGGCGCAAGGAGCGCAGAAAACCCCCACAGGCACCCAAGGGGGAGCTGCTCCTGGAGTCGCCGCCCGAACTCCCCGAGACGCAGAGCGGCGGGCTGCAGAACGTCCTGATGTATCTGCCCATGGCCGTCATGCCGCTGATGATGGGCCTGATGTTCCTGGGCGGCGGCAGCCGCGGCCCGATGATGATGATCAGCAGCGGCGGCATGGCGCTGGCCATGGGCGGGATGATGATCGGCCAGCTCACCCGGGGCGGCGGTGAGCGCAAGTTCAAGCTGAACGGTGCGCGCCGCGACTACTTCCGGTACCTGAGCCAGGCGCGCCGCAAGGTGCGGCGGGCGGCCGAGCAGCAGCGCGAGTCGCTGGAGTGGAACAGCCCGCCGCCGGACTCCCTGTGGTCGCTGGTGATGAGCGCCCGCATCTGGGAGCGGCGGCCCTCCGACCCCGACTTCGGGAACGTGCGGATCGGCGCGGGGCCGCAGAAGCTCGCCGTCCAGATCATCCCGCCGGAGACCAAGCCGGTCGAGGACCTGGAGCCGATGACGTCCGGTGCGCTGCGCCGTTTCGTCCGGGCGCATTCGACGGTGCCGAACCTTCCCGTCGCGGTGTCGCTGCCGTCGTTCTCCCGCATCCTTCCGGCGGGCGAGCCGGAGGCGGTCCGCGGGATGGTCCGCTCGCTCGTCGCGCAGCTCGCCGCGTTCCACTCGCCGGACGACATGCGCGTGAGCGTGTGCGCGTCGCAGGACGCGATGCCGTACTGGGACTGGGTCAAGTGGCTGCCGCACTCGATGCACCCGACGGTGACGGACGCGGCGGGGCCCGTCCGGCTGATGGCGGGCAGCCTCAGCGAGCTGGAGCGGATGTTCGGCAACGAGGTGAAGGACCGGGCGCGGTTCACCCCGGGGCTCTCGCAGAACGACCTGCCGTACCACGTGGTGATCGTCGACGGCGGCGCGGTGACGCCCGACTCGCAGATCGGCGCGGACGGCATCGAGGGCGTCTGCGTCATCGACCTGACCGGGCACGTCGCGCCGACGGCCGACAGCACGATGCTGCGGCTGCGGGTCGCGCCCGACCGGATGGCGATGCTGCGGCGCGACCGCACCGGCAAGGACGTGCCGAACTCGCTCGGCCGTCCGGACCACCTCAGCTACGTGCAGGCGGACGGCCTGGCGCGGCAGCTCGCGCCGCTGCGGGCGAGCGCGGCGTCCGGTCCGGAGATGGACGCGCTGTCGGCGGCGACGACCCTCACGACCCTGCTGGGCGTCCCGGACCCGGCGCGGATCGACCCGCGGGTCGCGTGGCAGCCGCGGGCGCCGCGCAACCGGCTGCGGGTGCCGATCGGGCTGGACGGCGACGGCAACCCGATCGAGCTGGACATCAAGGAGGCCGCGCAGGGCGGCTACGGCCCGCACGGGCTGTGCATCGGCGCGACCGGTTCCGGTAAGTCGGAGCTGCTGCGCACGCTGGTGCTGGGCCTGGCGATGACGCACTCGTCCGAGGTGCTCAACTTCGTCCTCGTCGACTTCAAGGGCGGCGCGACGTTCCTCGGGATGGACGGCCTGCAGCACGTGTCGGCCGTCATCACCAACCTGGAGGACGAGCTGCCGCTCGTCGACCGGATGTACGACGCGCTGCACGGCGAGATGGTGCGGCGCCAGGAGTGGCTGCGTGCGGCGGGCAACTACGCCTCGCTGCGCGACTACGAGAAGGCGCGCGAGCAGGGCGCCGCGCTGCGGCCGATGCCGACGCTGTTCGTCGTCCTGGACGAGTTCTCCGAGCTGCTGTCCGCCAAGCCCGACTTCGCCGAGCTGTTCGTGATGATCGGACGGCTGGGCCGGTCGCTGGGCGTGCACCTGCTGCTCGCGTCGCAGCGGCTCGAGGAGGGCAAGCTGCGGGGCCTGGACACCCACCTGTCGTACCGGATCGGCCTGCGGACGTTCTCGGCGATGGAGTCGCGGGTCGTCCTCGGCGTGCCGGACGCGTACGAACTGCCGCAGGCGCCCGGTAACGGCTACCTGAAGATCGGCACGGAGTCGATGACGCGGTTCCGCGCGGCGTACGTGTCCGGGCCGTACCGGCCGGAGGACGCGGCGGAGCCGCAGTCGCGGAGCGGGCCGCGGCAGCTCGCCCAGATCGTCCCGTTCACCCCCGCCTACATGCAGCCGCGGATGCAGGAGCAGCCGCAACAGCAGCAGGGGTCGCAGGAGGACGAGGGGCCGCAGATCAGCCTGTTCGACCTCGTCGTGCGGCAGCTCGCCGGGAACGGCCCGCCGCCGCACCAGATCTGGCTGCCGCCGCTGGACGAGCCGAGCTCGCTCGACCAGACGCTGCCGAACCTCGCGCAGACCCCCGACTTCGGTTTCACGACGACGGGCTGGGACGGGCGCGGGCGGCTGCACGCGTTCGCGGGGATCGTCGACAAGCCGTTCGACCAGCGCCGGGACCCGATGTGGCTGGACCTGTCGGGCGCCGCGGGGCACGTCGGCGTGGCGGGCAACCCGCAGGCGGGCAAGTCGACGGTGCTGCGGACGCTGATCACCTCGCTGGCGCTGATGCACACGCCGCAGGAGGTGCAGTTCTACTGCCTGGACTTCGGCGGCGGCGGCCTGGCCGCGCTCGCCGACCTGCCGCACGTCGGCGGCGTCGCGAGCCGGCTCGACCCCGACCGCGTCCGGCGGACGGTCGCGGAGGTGTCGTCGCTGCTGGAGTCGCGGGAGCGGTACTTCACCGAGCGCGGCATCGACTCGATCGCCGCGTACCGGCGGCTGCGGGCCGAGGGGCAGGTCCCGGGCGACGGGTTCGGCGACGTGTTCCTCGTCGTGGACAACTGGCTGACGGTCCGGCAGGAGTTCGAGGCCCTGGAGGCCACGATCACCGACCTGGCGGCGCGCGGTCTCGGTTACGGCATCCACATCATGGCGGCCACGAACAAGTGGTCGGAGTTCCGGCTGACGATCCGCGACCTGTTCCAGACGCGGCTGGAGCTGAAGCTGGGCGACCCGTACGAGTCGGAGATGGACCGGAAGATGGCCGCGAACGTCCCCGAGGGGCGTCCCGGCCGCGGCCTCACCCGGGAGGGGCTGCACTTCCTCAGCGCGCTGCCGCGCATCGACGGCCGGGTGTCCTCGGACGACCTCGCCGACGGCGTCCGGCACCTGGTGCAGACGGTGCAGGCGGGCTGGGGCGGACGGCCGGGCGCGCCGGAGGTCCGGATGCTGCCGGACGTGCTGCCGCTGCGGTCGCTGCCCGCGGTGGGCGAGACGGGCAAGCGCGTCCCGATCGGCATCGACGAGGACACGCTGTCGCCCGTCCTGCTGGACTTCGAGAACGACCCGCACTTCGTCGTCCTCGGCGACAACGAGTGCGGCAAGTCGAACCTGCTGCGGGTGATCGTGGACGCGGTGAAGGAGCGGTACACGCCCGCCGAGGCCCGCATCATCATGCTCGACTACCGGCGGGCGCTGCTGGACTCGGCGGAGAGCGAGCACGTCATCGGGTACGCGGCGTCGTCGACGGCGGCGGCCGGGCTGATGAAGGACACCCACGGGGCGCTGGTCAACCGGCTGCCTCCGTCGGACCTGACGCCCGAGCAGCTGCGCAACCGGTCGTGGTGGAGCGGTTCGGAGCTGTTCCTGATCGTGGACGACTACGACCTGGTGGCGACGCCGTCCGGCAACCCGCTGGCGCAGCTCGCCGAGCTGCTGCCGCAGGCCCGCGACATCGGCATGCACGTGATCCTTTCCCGGACGATGGGCGGTGCGGGCCGCGCCATGTTCGACCCGGTCCTGCAGCGGCTCAAGGACATGGCCAGCCCGGCGCTGATCATGTCCGGCAACAAGGACGAGGGGAACCTGTTCGACGTCCGCCCGTCGCCGCTGGCCCCCGGCCGCGGCACCCACTCCGACCGGCGCGCCGGGAAGCGGCTGATCCAGACCGCCTTCCACGGCGAGCCGCGGTAA